Proteins encoded in a region of the Sphingomonas sp. HMP9 genome:
- a CDS encoding fatty acid desaturase, whose amino-acid sequence MALSAAIVLAWLAIHVTGIFFWRWSLDTLPLAIMMVIVQTWLSTGLFIVAHDSMHGALAPDHPRLNRAIGATCLSLYACLSYAALLPQHHLHHKETGRAGDPDFHGGDPSLLGWFLQFFKTYYSHGQIVRITVMALIYTMLLGAPLVNIVIFWALPALGAVAQLFVFGTWLPHREREAPFADSHRAHSLEIGPVLSLLTCFHFGGYHHEHHLSPGTPWWGLPSRRRALAVRAIDRKAADRSVAEDPA is encoded by the coding sequence GTGGCGCTGTCGGCCGCGATCGTCCTGGCGTGGCTTGCGATCCACGTCACCGGCATCTTTTTCTGGCGTTGGAGCCTCGATACACTTCCCTTGGCCATCATGATGGTCATCGTCCAGACGTGGCTGAGCACGGGGCTGTTCATCGTCGCGCACGATTCGATGCATGGTGCGCTGGCGCCTGATCACCCACGGCTGAACCGAGCGATCGGAGCGACCTGTCTCTCTCTCTATGCCTGCCTGTCCTATGCCGCACTGCTGCCGCAGCATCATCTGCATCACAAGGAAACGGGGCGCGCCGGCGACCCGGATTTCCATGGCGGCGATCCCAGCCTGCTCGGTTGGTTCCTGCAGTTCTTCAAGACCTATTATTCCCACGGACAGATCGTCCGGATCACCGTGATGGCGCTGATCTACACGATGCTGCTTGGCGCGCCACTCGTCAACATCGTCATCTTCTGGGCACTGCCGGCCTTGGGCGCCGTGGCGCAGCTGTTCGTTTTCGGGACGTGGTTGCCGCACCGGGAGCGCGAGGCGCCCTTCGCGGATTCCCACCGCGCGCACAGCCTCGAAATAGGTCCGGTATTGTCACTGCTGACCTGCTTCCATTTTGGCGGCTATCATCACGAGCACCATCTGTCGCCCGGAACGCCGTGGTGGGGGCTTCCCTCGCGACGACGTGCCCTCGCCGTGCGTGCCATCGATCGCAAGGCGGCCGATCGCAGTGTCGCCGAGGATCCCGCATGA
- a CDS encoding sterol desaturase family protein, which yields MTLAIILSAVAMTVIVGVRYLLVSGAFAWITVRKHPGLYLGLDPQVRREIIWSLASAALYGIPAGVVAWGWQHHGWTQVYADIHAYPLWYLPVSVFLYLLLHDAWFYWTHRWMHRPKPFKLAHALHHASRPPTAWAAMAFHPIEALTGAVVIPLLVFAVPIHIAGLGVVLTIMTVMGVTNHMGWEIFPRFMWTGPLGGWLITASHHQRHHELYGCNYGLYFRHWDRLCHTDRGVGDFTREHARAARRADLAES from the coding sequence ATGACGCTCGCCATCATTCTGTCCGCGGTCGCGATGACCGTCATCGTCGGCGTTCGCTATCTCCTGGTTTCGGGCGCGTTCGCCTGGATCACGGTACGCAAGCATCCGGGACTGTATCTCGGGCTGGACCCGCAGGTCCGTCGCGAGATCATCTGGAGCCTCGCGTCAGCAGCGCTCTATGGCATCCCGGCCGGCGTCGTCGCCTGGGGGTGGCAGCATCATGGCTGGACACAGGTCTATGCCGACATCCATGCCTATCCGCTCTGGTATTTGCCGGTTTCGGTGTTCCTGTATCTGCTGCTGCACGATGCCTGGTTCTACTGGACGCACCGCTGGATGCATCGACCCAAACCGTTCAAGCTGGCGCATGCGCTGCATCATGCCAGCCGTCCTCCGACGGCATGGGCGGCGATGGCGTTCCATCCGATCGAGGCGTTGACCGGCGCGGTGGTCATTCCCCTGCTGGTCTTCGCCGTTCCGATCCATATCGCCGGTCTGGGCGTCGTGCTGACGATCATGACGGTAATGGGGGTCACCAATCATATGGGATGGGAGATCTTCCCGCGCTTCATGTGGACGGGCCCGCTGGGCGGGTGGCTGATCACGGCCAGCCATCATCAGCGCCATCACGAACTCTATGGCTGCAATTACGGCCTGTATTTCCGGCATTGGGATCGACTGTGTCACACGGACCGCGGCGTCGGCGATTTCACGCGTGAGCACGCCCGCGCTGCGCGCCGGGCTGATTTGGCAGAGTCTTAA
- a CDS encoding glycosyltransferase — MADVAALVPDCGVGFAALDHPADRQGLLADYYRKLAQPSGPIGLPRMIRGTASMTELLLKALPAALTRLGVDAVLADSVEPAGALVARHLRLPFVTAVTGLPLLREPTVPPPFLGWTYRPDAVGRNRNSGGYAVSDLLMRPITTMVSTYARHWGLDPDPRQLWSDRLQIAQCPAGLDFPRLALPESFRYGGPWRLDEREQHLPESDGRPLIFCSLGSLQGARRSLFAAMTAACAAVGARAVVAHGGGLSDREANSLPGNPLVRAFWCQTRILPFCSAAILHGGFNTVLDALAAGVPIVAVPLAFEQPATAARLKRIGAARIVSAADAGRGGLEPALRLVLDDPQYRHAARLLATDMAGAGGAVEAAALVDAALYDDSDVRPAWPTPSDGTAACAA, encoded by the coding sequence ATGGCTGACGTCGCCGCGCTGGTACCCGATTGCGGCGTGGGTTTTGCGGCGCTCGACCACCCCGCGGACCGCCAGGGCTTGTTGGCAGACTATTACCGTAAACTGGCACAGCCATCGGGACCTATCGGACTACCCAGGATGATCCGCGGGACCGCATCGATGACGGAATTGCTGCTGAAGGCTCTTCCAGCGGCGCTAACCAGGCTGGGCGTCGATGCGGTGCTCGCGGACTCGGTCGAGCCGGCTGGTGCGCTGGTGGCACGACATCTCCGTTTGCCGTTCGTGACCGCCGTTACGGGTCTGCCCTTGCTCAGGGAGCCAACGGTACCGCCGCCTTTTCTCGGCTGGACATATCGTCCAGACGCCGTGGGGCGGAATCGCAACAGCGGCGGGTATGCGGTCAGCGACCTGTTGATGCGGCCGATTACGACGATGGTGTCGACCTATGCCCGTCATTGGGGGCTTGATCCCGACCCCCGGCAGCTATGGTCTGACCGCCTGCAGATCGCGCAATGCCCGGCGGGCCTGGATTTCCCACGCTTGGCGTTACCCGAAAGCTTTCGGTACGGTGGGCCGTGGCGGCTGGACGAGCGCGAGCAACACCTTCCAGAGAGTGACGGCCGCCCTCTCATATTCTGCTCGCTCGGATCGTTGCAGGGGGCGCGCCGATCGCTGTTCGCGGCGATGACGGCGGCCTGTGCGGCGGTCGGTGCGCGTGCGGTGGTGGCGCATGGTGGCGGGCTGAGCGACCGCGAGGCTAATTCGCTCCCCGGAAACCCGCTGGTACGGGCATTCTGGTGTCAGACCCGCATCCTGCCGTTCTGTTCCGCCGCGATCCTGCATGGCGGGTTCAACACGGTGCTGGACGCGCTGGCTGCCGGCGTTCCGATCGTCGCCGTGCCATTGGCGTTCGAGCAACCGGCAACCGCGGCGCGCCTGAAACGGATCGGCGCTGCCCGCATCGTCTCTGCAGCCGATGCGGGCAGGGGTGGCCTCGAACCGGCGTTGCGGCTTGTGCTGGACGATCCGCAATACAGACATGCGGCGCGGCTGCTGGCGACGGATATGGCTGGGGCAGGGGGCGCGGTCGAGGCGGCGGCGCTGGTCGATGCGGCGCTGTACGACGATAGCGACGTCAGGCCGGCATGGCCGACCCCGTCGGATGGGACGGCTGCCTGCGCCGCGTGA
- a CDS encoding sterol desaturase family protein, with translation MVLFMECFAWAAHRYVMHGWGWGWHKSHHEDHDGWFEKNDLYAVVFAIVPMVMFVVGLWWAPLWWAALGITVYGGIYAFVHDMLVHQRGGFRWVPKRGYFKRLLQAHRLHHAVEGKDGTVSHGFLFARKPAVLKAQLRANANPQRRAVRPDETGNLMSADARK, from the coding sequence ATGGTTTTGTTCATGGAGTGCTTCGCTTGGGCGGCGCATCGCTACGTCATGCACGGCTGGGGGTGGGGCTGGCACAAGTCGCATCACGAGGATCATGACGGCTGGTTCGAAAAGAACGATCTGTATGCGGTCGTCTTCGCCATCGTGCCGATGGTGATGTTCGTCGTCGGGCTCTGGTGGGCACCGCTGTGGTGGGCGGCGCTGGGCATCACCGTGTACGGCGGCATCTATGCGTTCGTTCACGACATGCTCGTGCACCAACGTGGCGGCTTCCGCTGGGTGCCCAAGCGAGGATATTTCAAGCGCCTGTTGCAAGCGCATCGCCTGCACCATGCGGTCGAAGGCAAGGACGGTACCGTCAGCCACGGCTTCCTGTTCGCACGCAAGCCCGCGGTGCTGAAGGCGCAGTTGCGGGCGAACGCTAATCCGCAGCGGCGTGCGGTACGTCCCGATGAAACCGGAAACCTCATGTCGGCAGATGCGCGCAAGTGA
- a CDS encoding phosphatase PAP2 family protein produces MLRADHRDTPSWLLLAAMLLSFLAAQYHHRFTVDPIRAAPAIASLMTLGGALAIGRYTARPRLAAGATAFLQMTLFTLFGVVLAYALAANSGPLWDARLAAADRAIGFDWPVVLALLDTCPPVIWLLGLAYHSLTVQMIVVIVALSGMGRFNTLRTMVCAAILSGFFTILISGLTPAMGNLFDPARYVHLWPSIAWLEQGLISGLRDGSLRVLDLTMLMGIVSFPSFHATLAAIFIWAFGALPRLALPGRAWAILTIVATPVFGGHYGVDVIMGIILAPPAIIAARHLTRRRQPSHPTGSAMPA; encoded by the coding sequence GTGCTCCGCGCCGACCACCGAGACACGCCGTCATGGCTGTTGCTCGCAGCCATGCTGCTGAGTTTTCTCGCGGCCCAATATCATCACCGTTTCACGGTCGATCCGATCCGCGCGGCGCCTGCGATCGCGTCGCTGATGACGCTCGGCGGCGCGCTGGCGATCGGTCGGTACACCGCGCGTCCCCGCCTGGCAGCCGGTGCGACCGCCTTTCTTCAGATGACGCTCTTCACGCTGTTCGGAGTCGTGCTGGCCTATGCGCTAGCCGCGAATTCCGGACCTTTGTGGGATGCCCGCCTGGCGGCTGCCGATCGCGCGATCGGCTTCGACTGGCCGGTCGTGCTCGCCTTGCTGGACACATGCCCTCCGGTGATCTGGCTACTGGGGCTCGCCTATCACAGCCTCACCGTGCAGATGATCGTCGTCATCGTGGCGTTGAGCGGCATGGGGAGATTCAACACGCTCAGGACGATGGTGTGTGCCGCGATCCTGTCCGGCTTCTTCACGATATTAATTTCGGGCCTGACCCCGGCGATGGGCAATCTCTTCGACCCAGCCCGCTACGTGCATCTTTGGCCGTCCATAGCATGGTTGGAACAAGGGCTGATATCCGGGCTTCGAGACGGATCGCTACGCGTGCTCGATCTCACCATGCTCATGGGAATCGTGAGCTTTCCCAGTTTCCATGCGACGCTCGCCGCCATCTTCATATGGGCGTTCGGCGCGTTGCCGCGTCTTGCGCTGCCGGGGCGGGCATGGGCGATCCTCACGATCGTCGCGACGCCGGTCTTTGGCGGTCACTACGGCGTCGACGTCATCATGGGGATCATCCTAGCCCCGCCTGCCATCATCGCAGCGCGCCACCTCACGCGGCGCAGGCAGCCGTCCCATCCGACGGGGTCGGCCATGCCGGCCTGA